Part of the Candidatus Delongbacteria bacterium genome, TGATAGGTCCGGCTGCTGCCGCCGAAGTCAATCGTCAGCATTCCGTTGGTCAGCGACCAGCTGCCCAGGGTGACCTGGTTCGCCCCGGTATCGGTATAGATGTGGGTCGCGTCCGAGGACCACACGCCCGAGGTGCTGCCGCATTCCCCGGCAATCCAGTCCGCCTGCACGCGCGTGTAGCTGCCGCCCTCGGCGAACTCGATCGTGTCCTCGTGGTCATTCAGCACACTGGACTGCCACAGACCCGCGGGTGTCGGCTCCGGCGGCATCTGGATGTTCACCACGCCATTGCTGATCGTGATCGCGTCGCCCGTGGCGTTGGTGACCACGAAGGAGAAGCTGCCCGTCAGCTGTGTGGCCGAGGCCTGCGTGATCACGATGGAACCGCTGGCTCCGGGGAAGTTCGTGTTGTACTCACCGACCGGGTTGCTGTAGTCGTAGCCCGGCACGCTGGTGTCAGGCACATAGCGCCCCATGCCCTGGTCGCCGGCGAAATTGGCTGAGTACGTGCCCGGGCTGGCGTTGGCGATGTAGAATTGCAGCTGGTGATCGCCCGCATCGCCGATGACCCAGGCGTCGCCGCCCATGATGGTTTCCAGCCAGACATGCGAGCCGAACTCCATGGGTGTGCCATCCACGGTGGCCGAAAGCGTGCCGGTCCAGCCGGTGCTGCTGCCGAAGTCATAGTCCTCGCAGCTGGGCATGCTGCCGACAGCCTGGAACACGACGGCGGGCGACACCTCCGCATTCCAGACGCTGAGGGTGCTGCCTTCCAGCGACCAGGCCAGGCGATCGGTCTCCGCGCCCAGGGTCACCACCAGCGTGTCGCCATCGAGGGTCCAGCTGCCGTTCTCACTGTCACAGCTCCGGTCAAGGTAATCGGCGTAGACCTCGTGGACGGTTCCATTGGCCAGAAACTCCAGCGTTTCCTGCTCCACTCCGGCTTCCGTGTATTGCCAGATGCCCACCGGGCTGTCGGGAGTGGCCGGCGGGCCGTAGCTCAGATCGAAGTGCCCATCGGAAATGTACAGGGTGTCACTGCTGCTGGGGTCGGACAGCATGTAGAACGCGAAGCCACCAGCAAACTGCGACGCAGTGGCCGTGGTGACATTGATCCAGCCGCTGACGATGCCCGGGATGGTGCTCAGCTGGCCTGCGCGCGTGTGGTAATCGTAGTTGGAGATGCCGGTATCCGGCACATAGGCGCCCATGCCGCCGTCGTCGGTGCTGAACATGCCCGTCGCGTAACTGGGGAGGTAGAACTGCAACTGGGTCTGCCCCGAATTGCCGATCACCCAGGCGTCGCCGCCATTGATTTCCTCCAGCCAGACCTGGTCGCCGAAATCGGTGACGACGCCAGCTACCCTGGCGGTCATCGTGCCCGACCAGGCGTAGTTGGCAGTGTTGTCTTCCGTGCTGTCTTCCGTGCAGCCATGCAGGACGGAGAGACTTGCCAACAGAAGCCCATACCCCAGAGCTCTGGTGATTTTCCAGTTCATCATGCTGTTTCCTATCACTGACCGTGTTTTCTGTGTGTGAGGGGGAATTCCAGAATAGGAAACGGAAGCGAATACCAGAGAATGAAACTTGATTCCTGAAGAAAATGTCAGTGCGCTCAGCGAACGGCCAGATCCCGTGGGTTGCAGAAACTGTTGGAACAAGCGCAAGGTGGGCTTCTGATTCGCAGCCACCCTGTTGGCCCAGCTGGCCATGCAAAGACTTCAAACGGGCTTGCAGAATTCCGGCGGTGTTGATTTTCTGCAACAGGGAGATCTGGCAATCAGGACACTATCCAGTTGCGGCATCAAGGCCCAAAGCTGATTGCGACCGGATTTTCAGGCAATCAATGGCACAGCTCTTGCGAAGCGATTCGGCAGACCAAAGCAGCGAAGAGTTCTGGCGGCAGGCTGATTGGGTAGTGATGAACGGTCCGGTAGATGGCGCCTTCCATACCGGATCATCAGTGTCGGCCCGTCCCCCGGCGGGCCGGCGTATTCATTTTCAGGGTGCCGTCAGAATGCTCGATCAGCTTTGAGCCATGTTCGGTTCTGCTTTCATTGGTCTTGAATGGGAACGGTGAGTTCACAAGATTGGCGACTCGGGTGCCAAAGGAATTGATTCGATCCTGAAACTGATGCAGCGCTGCATACATGGCTTGGCTGGCGAAGTTCGGGTCCGGATGGAGATGCAGGATCAGTCTGAAGTCAGTGGTTGCGCTTGCTCAATCAACACTCACTTTCCGCATTGTCGACAGCGGCTCCGATAGGGACTGACTCTGGGCTGTCGACTATTCCATTCGGCCTTGAGTTGATTGTGGACTGCACTTGGGCCTGGTCGTGACTCACAGCAGTCCGGATGGGACTGAGATTCCGGGATGGGCAGTGACAATACTCCGCCAGAGCGGGCAACCCACGATGCAAGTCATCGCTGAACTCAGCAGGGTACACATTCCTGTTCCTTTGCCCGGAAGCAGTGCTTGAGTATTCCACCAGAATCGTCCGGTACCCGCGGGCACGTGATGCAGATTCCATCGAGGAAGAGGGCAGGCCAGGGTTTGCTGCCTGATGTTGCATGCCCGACCGGAAACACTAATCAAAAATCACCTGAATTCAGCAACTGCCAGTCCAGGGCGCATTATCGGAGAGGAGCGAAGGAATGAAAACTTGTGGATGGTTTTGGGTTCTGCTGATGGCATCCAGTGCTTTCGGCGAGTACCAGATTGACTTCGACCCATTGCTCCTGCCTGCAGGACATGGAGCACCGCAGGTAATTGGATGCATTGATGCCTTCTCGGGCCAGCCTCTGGGGTGTTTCAATGCCGTGATGTCCGGTCCTTCCGGCTTTCCCGAGATGTACCATGCCGTGTGGACCAATGACTCCCAGGTGGGCGCGGGGTACTTCACCAGCATGACACTCAGTTTTGAATGCGGAAACAATGTGGGCAGTTCCACCATCAACTTCGCCCCGTTCGAAATGGTCTTTTTCGAGGGACCGGCGGATCCGCCGAATTCCCCCATCGTTTGGCCGGGTCTGGATGGAAACATGGATTGTGCGGCCCCGGAAATACCTGCGGCATATTCCGAGAATTTCGATCACACGGGAGCTCTGCCCACAGGGTGGACCGTGCAGTCAATCAGCGGACAGAGAACCGTTCCCTGGGCACCGCTGAATCTGGGTGGTTCCAATTGGGCTGTGTCCACCAGCCACTCTGCATTCGATCCGGTATCCGAGGAATGGCTGATCAGCCCGACCCTGGACATGTCATGGTGGCGTGATCTTCAGCTCACATTCGAACACGAATATATCGAGGCAGGGTCCACTGCAAGCGTGCGTTATTCTATCAACAACGGCCTCTCGTGGAACAGTCTGCAGGTTTTTTCTGGTTCTGTCTCGGGCACTTACAATGGTGACATTTCTTCCTGGGCCGATGGCTCGTCCTTCATCAGGCTGGCGTTCCAATTCACTGCCGCGCCCGAGATCGGGGGGGCGTCCTGGTGGCTGGACAACCTGCTGCTCAGCGGTGTGCCTGTTGAACCTGTCGCGTCCAATCCGGTGCCATCCCAGCCTCCTGCTGTCTGGACGCAGGTCACTGGTCAGATTGGATGCACCTGGAGCCACCCGCTGGGGGTGGCTGGAAGCCAATTGCAGATGCGTGTGGATTCCAATGGAGATGGGGACTATCTGGATGGTGCGGCGGAATCATGGGTATTCGTGCCACCGTACACATCCGCGTCACAGATCGATCTTGCAGAAACCGTCGGATTCAACTCGAATGGCATGTTCCGATATGAATTCAGAGCACGCACCGATGGCGGCGAGTGGGGATATTCGGGAGACGGATCCATCGAGGGCATCAGCGACGACTGGTTCGTGCTGATCTTTGCCGATCTGGATCCACCGGCTTTCTCGAACTTTCTGCCCAGCGGTCAACCCGAGCCCGCCTGGCAGCCTTCGCTTGCAGCCACTGTCGGCTGTACGATCAGTGACAGTGGAACAGGCATCGACGGATCCACGATCGAATGGCGTGTGGACTGGGATCACAATGGTGGATTTGGTGGGGGTGCGGAAGACTGGCAATCGTTGGCGGGATACGGCAATGGGCCGATGATCGTTGTACAGGAGCCGCTTGCCCTTCCGGAAGATGGTGTGTACCGTGTCGAGTTTCGCGCCAGCGATCTGTTCGGGAATACTGCCTCGACCGGTGCTGGCATCATCGTCAGAGCCGATACGACTCCGCCGCCAACCAGTACACTGTTCGCCACGGGGGCTGGCAACAACTCCATCGAATTGTTGTTCTCCCAGGTCCAGGACCTCAGTTTTGACCGATACGAGATTCATGTGTCACAGGATGATCAGGTCACACCTGATGACCCGGTCTGGGGTCCCCAGCAGGATCCATTGCTGTCCAACCAGAATCAGGGTTCCACCATCGTCGCCGGCCTGCAGCCGGGTACGGAGTACTGGTTCCGCCTGTGGGCATTCGACAGTGCGGGAAATGAAAGCAATGGTTCCAATACGGTGCGACGTGTCACGTCGGGAACACCGTTGGCAAGAATCAATGATCTACATGCACAAGTCGATTCCCTTGGTGTACTGCTCAGCTGGTCGGAGCCACTCGTGGACATCAACGGAATCGCTCCGGTCGCAATTCAGAACTATGAAGTACACGCTTCGGATCAGCCATGGTTCCAGACCGGTCCTGAGACGCGTGTGGCCATCACGACTGAGCCGGAGTATCGCGTGCCTCAGGCCCGAACCAACAATCTGCTGGCGAACTATCGCGTGGTCACGATTGGCAGTGGGCTTGGGTCGCCAGTGACTGGAATGATCCAGGTTCCGGCGGGAAACTTCACCATGGGTCCCGACCCACTTGGGCGTGGGTCCGCCCATGCGGTCCAGATTTCACGCAGTTTCTGGATGGATGCCACGGAAGTGACCAATGAGGATTTCCGCGAAGCGCTGCAATGGGCACTGGACAACGGAATGGTTGCCGTTAGTGATACAAGTGTGACAGCGTACGGGCGTGAACTTCTCGACCTCAACGACGAGGATTGTGAGATAGCATTCGATGGACTCGCCGGAGAATTCAACTTGCGCCAAGTGAATCATTCCACGGAATACGGTGGCCCTGGCCATGCGTATCCAGATGGGTACGAAGTCGCCCGCCATCCCGTCAAGGAAGTCAGCTGGTATGGTGCCGCCTGCTATTGCGACTGGCGCAGCATGAGGGATGGTCTTCCGCCATTCTACCTGGGGAACTGGGACGTGAGTCCTGCTCATGATCCGTATCCTGCCGCAGGATATCGTTTGCCTACGGAGGCGGAATGGGAATACACAGCCAGGTTTGACGACGGGCGGGAGTACCCCTGGGGAAGTACGGAACCTTTGGGATGCGGACTGGCCAATCTCAACTGCATTGGATGGTCAAAATCCGTGGGGCTGTATGAAGATGGAAAGTCCCTGCTTGGGCTCTATGATTTGATTGGCAACGCACTCGAGTATACGAACGACTACTTTGCGACTGAGTATGTGCTGTCCGAACCAGTGGATCCCATCGGACCGCCGTCCGGCCTGAACAGGGCTTGCAGGGGCAGCGACTTCGGCAGTGCGCCACTTGTCTATGCGATGGCTACCACACGTCAAGCCAGCAGGCCCGCCGGGAGTGCTGCGTGGATTGGTTTCCGGACCGTCAGAACGAATCTGGCGCCCACCGTCACCATCCCGGAGATGTTGCCGGTTCCTGCTGGAAGTTTCGAGCAGGGGCAATTGGGATCTTCAAATGCCACGCCCGTGCATGATGTCACACTGACTCATCCCTTCGAGCTGAGCCGGACGGAGATCACCAATCGTCAGTATTTGGACGCACTGGTCTGGGCCCTGGCTCATGAGCTGATCCAGGCCACTGAAACATCGGTCATGGCGTACGGCATCGAGCTGTTGGATCTTGACAGTGGCGACAGCCAGATTGCCTTTGACGGTGAGCACTTTCTGTTGATTCCGGTGCTTGATGGTATCTACCAGGGCGGCCCAAGCGACGAATTGCCGGTGACGTCGGTCAGCTGGCACGGAGCCGCGTGTTACTGTGACTGGTTGAGCCTCATGTCCGGACTGGAGCCGTATTACAATGGTGAATGGTCGCTTGTCCCCGGTACCCACAATCCGTATGAGGCGGCGGGTTACCGCTTGCCAACAGAGTCGGAATGGGAGTTTGCGGCACAGTACAACGATGAGCGGCCCTTCCCGTGGGGATCCGATGTTCCCGATTGTTCGATCCTGAACTATGACAGTGGCGATTACTGCGTCGGGTGGCTCGCCCCGGTGGGATCGACACCAGCCGGTGCAACCAGTCTGGGTTTCCTGGACATGGGTGGTAATGCCTGGGAGTGGACCAACGATTGGTTCAGCCTGTATTCGAGCAGTTCACAGATTGATCCCGTGGGACCGAGCACGGGTCTCGGCAAGGTCCGTCGCGGCGGAAGCTGGAGCAATACTCTTGGGTATCAGACCTGTGGAATCCGCTTCCACCCCTACAATCCCGGGCTGCCCCACCGTGACGTAGGCTTCAGGATTTGCCGGACACTGGATTAGAATGATCACCTGAATCATGCGTTGTCTGATTCAGGCTGATGTGCGACAACAGGATTCCGGCCCACCAACGATGGTGGGCCGGAATTCTTCAAGGTGAAAAATCTCCTGTGACTTCTTCGGGGGCCCGATCGGGCACTCTATCCTTTGACAACCAGTGGAATTGAATTCCACCTGCTCTTCCCCTTTGGTGTAGTAGTAGACTCCATGTTGCTTGACTGGCGACACAGGAATTGGCCATCAACAGGTGTCGCAGTTATTAGTACCTGTTTCGGTTCTACTCACTCCGCCCAGCCAGAATTCCATTTCGCCATGAAGAAGCCCGTGTGCAAGAGGGGTGTTGCAACAAAGCAACGTGCGGACTGCATGCTGGGGGGAAGTCGGCTGGCCGCACGAACCCACCGGCACAATCGAAGCTCAGGGTAAACCTGAAATCCATCGTATTCCTCGAGGAGAATCTGGCACTGACTTTGCAATCAATGGAATTCGGCAGGCACTGCCACCAGATTCTGAACGTATTTCCACGTGCCGTATTCGCGCATTTCAGCGGAGTGATTCTGTGCAGATGCCGGGTCTAGCTGAATGGATCCCAGCCCTACACGGTCCCGCATTTTCAGAAATCCGGCAGAAGGAAATGGGAACAGTCGTGCAGTGCTCCGATCCGTTCCGGAAATCCTGAAACGCTTTTTCCTGTTCATTTTGCAGGGTCAATCACGTTGCACTATTCGGAAAGCATTCTGAAGTTGGTGCAAACCGGTGCAGCAGCTTGCTTAGGGCTGTCATAAGCTTGGAAAACAATCCGGAAGCAGCTCAAAGATTCATGATGAGCCATCCAAGCGAATGATCATTCGACCCGGATCGTCAGGATTCATGCGTCTGACTGGTCATGGGCTCATATCTGAAGCGTGCGCAATTCTACCCCCACCAAGGTGTGAAGTCCGGATCTGCTGAACCTTCAATCAAATATCCCAGCCACACTTGACAAGCAGCAATCTGCCTGAGGGGAGTGGCCATGCAAGGAATGAGACACGTCGTGATCAAGGCTCGGACCGCCTGTGCCATCCTGTGGGCAGGAACATTTCAGATGCGACACACCTGCAAGCAGTTGTCCATCGTTTCTGTGTGCGCGCTCGTGTTCCCAGGCCTCTTCCAGGGCTGCCTGAGTCGTGGGTATCGCAATGTGTACGAGGCCTGGGCACGGCAGGACTACCCGGGTGTGACCCGTATGGTCGCAGAGCATCCGGAACCGGGAGCCGAACTGTGTTTTCTGCAGGGGGATGCCAACCGGAATCTGCGTGCGTACGCGGAGATGCTGGCAGCATTTCAGCGCTGTCAAGAGCTCAGCAGTGAATACGATGCACTCATCACAAACCGACAGGAGGTCGCCTGGGGATTTGAACACCATGAACTGGACAGCCTGGTGGCCAGGAACGCACTGGAAGAGTCGGCGGAACGTTTTCCCGTCGTGGATCCACTTGGCGCAGGACGACTGGACTATCTGGAGCTGAAGGCATTCGTGCTGGATTCCCTGCGCAGAGACGAGGAGGCACGAAGCTGCTACAGACAACTGCTCGACAGTGGGCAGGGGGATGCGGACCGCTGGTCTGATCGACTGGTTTTGTGCTTCACCAGAGACCGGATGTGGAATGAAGCATTGGAACTGGTCCAGTCGCAGTTGTTGCGTCACCCCCGCGAACTCCGCTACCATCTGGCACGCATCACCCTGTTCGAGGTGCTGCAGCAACACGTTGAGGTGGTCGCTGCCATTCAGTTGGCGGAGGGACTCTTTTCGGATAGGTTGGAATTCAGCATGGCGGTGGGAGTATACTATTTCAATCAGCGAGACTGGACAACGGCGGCCCATTATTTCGACAAGGTGGTGACCGTAGACAGTACGAATCCACTTGCCTGGTACCGGCTTGCGCAGTGCCTCTTCAACAGTTACGACTTCCTGGAAGCCCAGAAGAACTTTGACCGTGTGCTGCAGCTGATGCCGGATTTTCTGCAGATCCGTTCCTATTACCGTGTACTCGCGCTCCATCTGGGGCGCGAAGATGATTATGCCCGGCACTTTGGTGAGCAGCTGCTTGAATTCGATGTGTCTGACCTTGGCAGTACAACCATCAGTGACCAGGACGTGGACCGACTGCTACGGGAACTTGAACAGCCTTTCTACGATGCGGTACGGGAATGCGCCGCTGCACGTGCACGGCCCCTGACTGCCGTAACCGCCGTCCCCGATGCAAAGCCGCTGTCGCAAATGCCGGAAAGCCTTGATCCCACTTTGATGCACGACAAGCAGGCCATGCCGGCGGACAGTCTGGGCCGTCTGACAGGGCCGCCCGAAGGATCGAACAATTGAACTCCTGCACCGAACCGAAATCTCCGGGGGCTCCATGTTCCTGAGTCCGTGCTGTCTGTTGCTGAATGCCCTTGAAGTGTTCTGTCAGGTACCGACGCCCGGGTTCCATGCAGCGCACATTGATCCTCTCACTGAGATGAATTCGATGCGTGTCGCGGGCACGCCTGGCTGGGACGTGACCAATATGGATTCGGACTTTCGTGTCCGGGGAGTGCTCAGCGGCGATCTGACAGATTTCTACCAGATAGCCATGCAGGGGACAGACCTGCTTCTGTCGGCGGATCCGGCGGACCTGATCCGGAATGTCCAGCCGGGTGACTGGATCACGGTGGAAATTCTGCCGGGCATCACGGAAGCCGGCGGAACCTATTCGGGGTCGTTCCAGTGGAAGTTCCAGTCCGGGGGGGGCGGTTTTCACGACTCAGCTTCCCTGGCCGACATGGTCGATGTGCAGCCAGCTCTTTCGCAGAGCCTGACCATGTCCCACACCGTGGATCTGAACAACGATCACCTTCCAGATCTGGTGCTGCTGGCCGGAACCCAGATCCACTTCTACACGTCCTCCTACTGCCCGTCGGACGTCAATTCGGGACGACTGCTCAACTGGTCCCAGACCCTTGATGGCATCAGCGATGTCAACAGCAGAGGGCGGCTCTATTACA contains:
- a CDS encoding tetratricopeptide repeat protein; protein product: MRHTCKQLSIVSVCALVFPGLFQGCLSRGYRNVYEAWARQDYPGVTRMVAEHPEPGAELCFLQGDANRNLRAYAEMLAAFQRCQELSSEYDALITNRQEVAWGFEHHELDSLVARNALEESAERFPVVDPLGAGRLDYLELKAFVLDSLRRDEEARSCYRQLLDSGQGDADRWSDRLVLCFTRDRMWNEALELVQSQLLRHPRELRYHLARITLFEVLQQHVEVVAAIQLAEGLFSDRLEFSMAVGVYYFNQRDWTTAAHYFDKVVTVDSTNPLAWYRLAQCLFNSYDFLEAQKNFDRVLQLMPDFLQIRSYYRVLALHLGREDDYARHFGEQLLEFDVSDLGSTTISDQDVDRLLRELEQPFYDAVRECAAARARPLTAVTAVPDAKPLSQMPESLDPTLMHDKQAMPADSLGRLTGPPEGSNN
- a CDS encoding SUMF1/EgtB/PvdO family nonheme iron enzyme, giving the protein MSTSHSAFDPVSEEWLISPTLDMSWWRDLQLTFEHEYIEAGSTASVRYSINNGLSWNSLQVFSGSVSGTYNGDISSWADGSSFIRLAFQFTAAPEIGGASWWLDNLLLSGVPVEPVASNPVPSQPPAVWTQVTGQIGCTWSHPLGVAGSQLQMRVDSNGDGDYLDGAAESWVFVPPYTSASQIDLAETVGFNSNGMFRYEFRARTDGGEWGYSGDGSIEGISDDWFVLIFADLDPPAFSNFLPSGQPEPAWQPSLAATVGCTISDSGTGIDGSTIEWRVDWDHNGGFGGGAEDWQSLAGYGNGPMIVVQEPLALPEDGVYRVEFRASDLFGNTASTGAGIIVRADTTPPPTSTLFATGAGNNSIELLFSQVQDLSFDRYEIHVSQDDQVTPDDPVWGPQQDPLLSNQNQGSTIVAGLQPGTEYWFRLWAFDSAGNESNGSNTVRRVTSGTPLARINDLHAQVDSLGVLLSWSEPLVDINGIAPVAIQNYEVHASDQPWFQTGPETRVAITTEPEYRVPQARTNNLLANYRVVTIGSGLGSPVTGMIQVPAGNFTMGPDPLGRGSAHAVQISRSFWMDATEVTNEDFREALQWALDNGMVAVSDTSVTAYGRELLDLNDEDCEIAFDGLAGEFNLRQVNHSTEYGGPGHAYPDGYEVARHPVKEVSWYGAACYCDWRSMRDGLPPFYLGNWDVSPAHDPYPAAGYRLPTEAEWEYTARFDDGREYPWGSTEPLGCGLANLNCIGWSKSVGLYEDGKSLLGLYDLIGNALEYTNDYFATEYVLSEPVDPIGPPSGLNRACRGSDFGSAPLVYAMATTRQASRPAGSAAWIGFRTVRTNLAPTVTIPEMLPVPAGSFEQGQLGSSNATPVHDVTLTHPFELSRTEITNRQYLDALVWALAHELIQATETSVMAYGIELLDLDSGDSQIAFDGEHFLLIPVLDGIYQGGPSDELPVTSVSWHGAACYCDWLSLMSGLEPYYNGEWSLVPGTHNPYEAAGYRLPTESEWEFAAQYNDERPFPWGSDVPDCSILNYDSGDYCVGWLAPVGSTPAGATSLGFLDMGGNAWEWTNDWFSLYSSSSQIDPVGPSTGLGKVRRGGSWSNTLGYQTCGIRFHPYNPGLPHRDVGFRICRTLD